GTTTTCAGaagtctctggaactctactgGTGAAACTGAACATTATTCCTCCAAAAGATGTtactttttgtgatgttttgttgatgGTGCTTGAGAGATCTGTTAAACTCATCGATCCAAAGTCTCTCGTAGATGTTCACTTAGATTGAGATCAGTCATAACATGTgattcaaataatttttaaataactaTTCAATGACTATGTGTTCTATGGATGGGGGCATTATCATGCTGGAAGAGACCACTGTTTCATCATAGGTTAAATGTGATCACTCAGGACAACTTGGTATTGATTTGCAATGATGATCCCGTCTAAGaagtaatgtgtgttttttgttttcttcagctgAACTCAGTTATGTGttatttcatctcaaatcattAAGTACATTTTGCTCAACCACTtatgatttgcttgaaactatattttattgtgaactGTAGAGATTTAAAATTTAATCTGTGGATTTAGACTGATATGAGTACTTTCCaagataaatgagaaaaaaattccgcacattttttgcacattgacacatcacacaaacacaggttaTGTTTGGATGAcagtatctcaggaactattaatcaagctaaaatttcacaaatatcttcataaatatccatactttatattataaaaattgatgcaaatcagagatggtcaagcagaaattgttctaagcatttgatgatttcagatggaaTGACCTTCATgtatttcagtgaaaatgttTCCTAAATATTGCTATGTGTAGATTTGCTATAATTTTTCAAATCCTGTATTTTTCTTCAGGTCAGTGTCAGTTCTGTGAGCCCACTGGCCTTGCCAACATGGCAGACATCTTTCACGTCAATACAGTGGGCCAGTTGCTGATGAGTTTTGACGTGTCGTCCAGTAAACAAGCCTTGGCCTTTGGGGATTCTGGGGGATGTGTGCACCTCTGGTCTGATGCTCCGGAGGTTTCGTTCAATGACTATTCTCGGGAGACAGACTTTGCCCTGCCCTGCCTTGTGGACTCGCTACCTCAGCTGGACTGGAATCACGATCTGCTGCCCCTCTCCCTCATCCCCATGCCGCTGACGAGCACTGAAGCTCTGCTGTCAGACTGGCCCACTGCCCTGGCTACACCCAGCCCCAGGTAACACAATCGCAACTGCTGTGTGCCTTTAAAAAGTTGATCAAGGTCACTGTAGTTATTTTGAGTCAACTTCACACGCACTGTCCTGCTGCTGGATATACTAGACTTTGTGACTATTGCTATTTCAGCTGatttatgtaattatttagtctgtgttcaaaatgaaactaaatattAATCACGTGGTTTTTAAGATTTACATCTTGAACAGGAACCAGTGTGCTTGGGGCTGAATCACTCTGACAAAAAGGGAAGTTGGAAAGAATTGAGAGACTGACTAATGCATTGTTGACTTTAAAATGGTGGTGTGACTGTATGTAatgaaaccacaacaaaaacaatagcTGGGTAAAAAAATAGAGATGTATGATCTCATCCTTCATAAACACATGTAGTGAACATCTGGAACTTGTTAATTTCTCTTTTATGCTGTCATACTTGGCAAACTGATCTGAGACAGTGATGTCAGTGTTTTAATTTAGGTCACAATGCTAATTGCACAGTTAGCAATAAAGAGGTAGAGTGATAGAGTTTTGATAGTTTTGCTTAAAAGCATCAGATGTGGGTTGCAGAACCTGTTGCTTTTCATTTGTGCAGCCATGTTAATAGATTAGGGCTGCAGTGGCATGTTTCATGGAGATTCTGCATGtcagctatttttttcatttgatacaaaatagaaaatgatttattttgtagTTGATATTGTACCAGCAAATCTGCACCTTTCATTGTagcttttttgtatttatccATGAAAAATGTCACACGCCTATAGGATATATGATAGGAGTGACAGTTTTAACATCATTATACTTTTCcaaatctattggtcagatcataTTTCACCCCTAGATCTCATTTTACAGAGGACATGCACATTAGGTTATCATtatgtcatgttttacagagaacatgcccagacatgttcaacctttttgctccacattttacccttattattttgtgatagatttcatgcatattaggAATTGTTATGTTTCTAATATATTTTGAAAGTTCTAGTACCTTAAGTTTgcaccattatgttttgagtacaCCACATCTCATTTTATAAAAAGTATGTATCTTCACATCTAAGTTACAGGTTATACTTTGCgatcttccagctgtgtgtgtgtgtcctccacagacacacaccatacTATCAAACGTCAGTCGTTACTAGAAAattcatcattatttattttataaatatgttttaactgTGGTCTTCAGTCTAATAGCGTTTGCCATGATTATatcttcttttacttttagcacattatacccaaaaaatattacGGTACACGACAAAattatatgtgtttgtgtttttttagcaGATGAATGTTAGTAAAAGAGAAAGTGGAGGCCACATGTGCACTGTAACAGGAATAATTGTATTACATTAGAGGGTTCAAGAACACCTCTCGTGGAAATAAAGTTTTCTTTGTTAGCTTGTCCATATGGGGTTTTTTATATGCATCAAGAACGAAATAAGTGGTCAACCTCAGGGCTGAGAATTTACACCTTGAAACTACAGTATTCTGATACTAATCTTTAACAAAAGGATTCAAACCCCTGGAGTTTCATATGTAACCAgacctgtcagcttgcagggttggactttatataatattattatttccaaTTTCAACGTGTATGTGTCAATGACATCATTATTACAACTTGCTggtgtgtagtgtgtgttttagcagAGTTATCATTAGTCTCATggcttttgtttctctttttgtttttcccctAACTGTTACTGTTTATCAAAGGCTTCTATCTAAAATCTCGGTTCTTTCCAACAGACGAGCTCCTCCCGTGGACCCAGAAATCCTGCGCACCATGAAAACTGTTGGATTCATTGGTTACGCAGCAAATCCTCGTACCCGTCCTCGAAACCAGGCATGTGGAGTTGAATTTCCCTTTTTACAAAATTCCTACATTTTGAAAAGGCTGTGAAAGCATAATTCTACGTTGCATATTTTGGTTACAATTGTGTAATTTCCACTTAATTCATAATTTCATAGATTCTGTATCATGTTTATGCATAGATTACAGctatttaaaatctattttgtgCTTTGGTTTCAGGTTCCTTATAAAATTAAAGATGTGGAGCTGGATTATGATAATTATAACCAGGTCCCTGAATCACCAATAGGGCGTGACGAAGAGCCACACCTCTACATGGTCCCAAAAAAGTACAGAAAGGTTGGACTTGCTCTATTTCGTTATCGTTTTGgttgattattattttctgattatttGCTTGCTGTTGCTGTGTAAGAATAATTGTTATTACTGAAATTTCAGGTGACAATTAAATACTCTAAACTTGGATTAGAGGACTTTGACTTCAAACATTACAACAGGACCTTGTTCGCTGGCCTGGAGCCGCACATTCCCAATGCCTACTGTAACTGCATGATCCAAGTAAGAAACGAATGTGTTCTTGTTGAGATTTAATTCATTGTGAAAGATTGTTAAGGTTGTTGATCTCTTGGTTTTTATGGTGTAACGATAGGTATTATATTTCCTGGAGCCAATCCGGTGTCTCGTGCAGAATCATTTGTGCCAGAAGGAGTTTTGTTTGGCCTGTGAGCTGGGCTTCCTCTTCCATATGTTGGATTTGTCACGAGGAGATCCATGTCaggttgctgttttttgttgttttttttttagataacaGCAAATGAATCTCTTGGGCAAAGCAGAGGTATTAAATTTTCATTCACTTTGTGTTGTAACTGCATGTTTTCTCCCCCATCTCCTTGCTCAAGGCCAGCAACTTCCTCCGGGCGTTCCGCACCATCCCCGAGGCTTCAGCGCTGGGCCTGATCCTCGCCGACTCAGATGAACAAACAGGGAAGGCCAGACTCGGTCGCTTAATCCAAAGCTGGAACCGCTTCATCCTCACACAGCTCCACCAGGAGACACAGGAGCAGGAGGGTCCACAGGCCTACAGGGGAGccagcagcaggtcagagcagctgcaggaggCAGTCAGCAGAGTCTGGAAGTGTTCTTGGCACAAAGCTATTTCAGATACTAGTTCAGGGAAATGTAACCATCCTGTCTGTGTTGCTTTAATGCTGTATTTGTTGCAGTTCTCTGGGCTCCTCTGGTGAGTCTGTCATCGGAAAGCTGTTTGGTTGTGAAGTAGAGAACAGCAGTCTGTGTCGCTGCGGCAAGGAAACGGTGCGTTCCTCGCTCACGTTGCTCTTCACCATGCATTACCCTGAGCAGAACTCTCAAGGTGAGTTTAAAGTGCTTTTTCACCCTGAGATGCATCAATGGTCCATTTTAATGGTCATGCTTTTATATCAGGGCTGATGCCAGTTATTGTTAATTAAAAAAGACTGACAACCAGTATTTGGACCCAATACACATAATACCTTTATATTATACATTAACAACATGTATTATTTATAACTACTATACAGTGATGTCATGTATTAACAGCATCTTTCATTGATACCTATGTTACTTCATTAATAAGGTTTATTTTACCTGAGTAATTACAGTAGAAATAACAGTGATGATGCCAGAGTGACAGAGCTCATATCTTCCTTTTAATGTGAGTAAGCAGCTTCCTCACAGTCCACCATCATTTATTACCATGAGCTGCTTCTGTTAGAGCTACATCCCCGTACTCTAGATCTTGTGTTAAGGGGTTCAGACAATAATGGAGCGTTTCAGACAGAGATTGACGAGAGGTTCTGCAGCGGTGTATGTAACGGTATGTTTTTGAACAGTAAAGCTTGTTCTGGTGGACCCCAAACATTAAATTCAGAACCTATAAATGTGCACAACATGGACTCATTAATGTAGGGTGAGTCGAGGTTCAGGGGAATATTTGTTGACAGTatattaatttcacttttactTTTCAGAAAAGACAATTAAGGAGTATGACTTTGCTGAGATCCTGAAGAAAAGCATCTGTTTGGAGCAGAGCACTCAGGCGTGGTGTGAAAACTGTGAGAAGTATCAGCCCACAGTGAGTAGCTTTTATTAAGGTGTAATAGCAGCTGAACATACTGCAAAATTTTACATTACAGAGCAATAAAGtatttgtgttgcatttcaGGTGCAGACACGCAACATCAGATGTCTACCAGATGTTCTGGTCATAAACTGTGAGGTGAACAGTGCTAAAGAGGCTGAGTTCTGGAAGGTTCAGGCAGAGGTAAATGACATtaactttagttttattttcatccGGACATGTTACAAATACACATGGATAAGTAATTCATAGCTTGCCCATTTATTATTTGACAATATATTTGTCTCCTGTTTTCCAGTATGCTTTCAATAAGGTCATGCAAAAAGAGGCGATGGAACCTGTGAAAACTAAAGAACCCCCACCCATGCCCACCGAGTGGTGCTTGGAGTAAGATCACTTTAAATATCAAATCGCTTTGCATTGTTGATTGCTTTCATTATTGACAAATGTTTTTGACTACTCAAAGAGCAATGCAGACTCAAACAAGAAAACCTTTTAGCTTAAGGTTTTGCTTTAATGCTCTGGCAGCCTctacttttcttttgtttttcttcaatttccttaatttgtcattttctataaAACACAAAGTATAAAAAATGTTCATGATTTTATCACACTCTTCAAATTGCTAACTTTGTCCTTACACCACTCCACccaaaatttaaatacaaatctTATTAAAACAGCTGAGATCCTGAAACAATCATATACTTTACACTTTTGCTttgaaattgattttaaaaaaaaaattgaatatttAAGCTTTGGCTTCACTAATAATCTTATTTGGATCAGTTGAAACCCTCTTGTAACATTATTTTCACTTCACTATACATCTTTTATGCAGTGGGGAGGAGTTCTGCAATATGGACGGCTTCACTTTTGACACCCAGGCGGAGGATCTGCGACATGTCTGGATCCCTCTCACCCTCAAGATGTCCATCAGCAAAAGTCAGGGCTTGGAGATCAGAAGCTGGCCTGAGGGAGAGGAGGTGAGGGAGATTAGGTTTTCAGCTTATTTCTGGAGTAAACAAATactataattttttgttttgcctctCTTTGTAAGTTTTCATCATGCAATCAAGATTTACAGGCAAATAACGACTCGTTCCTTTGTCTGTGACTAGGTAAGTGCTGCTGAAGAGGCGGAGGGTGCTTCTCTCTACGACTTGGTGGTCACGGTGCCCCACGTTCTGGACGCTCGCACAGGTGGAAACTTGATTGCGCACATTAAAGTCGGTGAGACCTACCATCAAAGAAAAGAGGTGAGTGAAGCTTATATTAGAAACTACTGTTGGAGAGACACTCGCTTCTGCAAAGTTAAAGGTCTAAACAAAGTGCAGTTGAtgtttgaattaaaaaacacatttgaaactTTTCAGGGAGTCACACACCAGCAGTGGTACCTCTTCAATGATTTCTTAATTGAACCGATTGACAAGGTAAATAATTTCCCACTTTTACTTTATGTTACTAAAATGCTTTGCTTGCAGTCATGTAAAcgtggaattttttttgtttgtcaaagACTGAAGCGGCACAGTTTGATATAAGCTGGAAGGTGCCAGCCATCCTGTATTACGCCAAGAGGAACTACCATACCAAATATGACCTCCGCAGTAAGTTTCAGAGCATTAAATCTGGAAGTTTTACTTCTTGGTTTACTTTCAGGTCATTCACCTTTCAATAATTTGCTCTTTGTCCCAGTTAAAAATCCCATCGATGCTAGCGTGCTGCTGACGGAGGCCTCGTTGGCTCGGAAACAGAGGAAGAGTCACGCAACTTTCATCCCCCTCATGGTCAGTGAGATGCCTCAGGCTGGTGACCTGGTGGGACTGGATGCTGAGTTTGTCACACTCAATCAGGTGAGTCTGTATACATCTCTCTGTCACACAATATATTTAGATTCACTCAAGTAACCAAACTAACCACACAGAGATCATGCAGGTGATCGGAGATTGTGTTTACATGCACCGTGGTAACCAGGGGACTCTGCTATGAAGTAAGATAGGTGGGTTAGTGAGGTATGTTGAGACTAGAGCCAGAGTCGTGaaggtgattttttaaattgatcaTTTAAATCACAGAGACATCTCCCTTACTCCAGATATTTTTTTGAGGATTCTTTGAGTGTatgcagattctcagctgagtgAATACGTTTTATCTGCTGGCCTGTTGTCCTATATGTTAGTAACTTCACTGAATGAAGCCGTGCAGTTAAAGTGGCACAAACTGTATGCATAGCATTTCCACAGGTACATAAATATATTCAGTTGATAAAACAGAAATTgcataaatgtttttatatttggtcGTCATATGCTGCCAAGTCCATATTTCTGTACTGCGGCTCATCATTTGTCTACTTTCATCTAACACAgtgaatattcaatcagtatcattattttcacttaaaataatgatttcaaCGTATCCTTTATTATgtcagtgtcagacctaaaagCGCTTCTTCAATAAGAAGTTTAAGTGAATGAAGTTTACCAGCTCTAATGAGCAGCTGTGATGTTAGAAATGAGCGGCTGCATTGAGAGtggaaaaatacacaataagcAGTTTCCCACCAGCACCTCTTTCTGGCATCATTTACAGTAATCATTTTACCGTAATAAAATTTTACATCCCTCATAGTTTTTTATCATAACCACCTGTTCCTCTCATCTGAAGTAGGTGGCACATGATCAGTTCATTTTGACTAGACTTGATGTGTCAAACGCTCCCTTTTATGGATGTGTGCATGGAGCCTGGTGAAGAAAATctggttaacaaagaaagttgaaagctgctgttgtgataactgttatctctgactggagTTTTATGTTATGTCAAGCCAgctaacacaaagaaagcctagCTATGTCAAACCTAAGCTGAGAATATGAAGGAAGCAGACCAGGAAAAGCCAGGATAATAAGAACGTGCCGATGTGAGAATCCACAGTGGATGATGCAGACTTTCAGTGAAGATGTTTTCAAATTACTAAACTCGAATTGTACGCTgctgaacaaaattaggaaacgGCAAGAAACATTGTTTGGACACATCATAAACAAAGAGACCCTGGAATACGTTGTCACACCTGgaaaaataaatgggaaaagatgacgaggcagacagaatgaaaatgatggaCGGACCGACATCATGGCTACACAACAGAAAgggcaacagtcacaattcagaaagcaaaagatcgaattagatggagagaaatgatcgccTACACTGAATGGAatggcacttgattgattgGGACTTTCTAACTCGAGGGTATAACACTCAGTGGTGGTTATATTTTGTGCTACTTTCAGTTTCTCTTGGCCTTTAAACAGAATTATGATAAACACAAGTACACATTTCATCCACCTGCTCCATTGTAACATCACCTGTTAAAGGAACGCTGTGCTGCTTATGGATGCTGGACAACACTATATGTGACACAGTGTGATACAACCATGaaaaacactggtttccagtgTCACAGGGAAATTTTCGACAGCAtaaaattttttgattttttctttaaagagtAAATACAGCAAGGTTATAACATGTTAAAAAGGTATATTTTCTTATGTCAAGAAATTAGTTGAGGCAGTGCACTTGTTCAAAAGCCCCTGAGATTATCACATATCAGGGTTTTTTCCTGGTTCAAAAAGGACCGTTTAGGGTG
The nucleotide sequence above comes from Amphiprion ocellaris isolate individual 3 ecotype Okinawa chromosome 8, ASM2253959v1, whole genome shotgun sequence. Encoded proteins:
- the pan2 gene encoding PAN2-PAN3 deadenylation complex catalytic subunit PAN2 isoform X2 translates to MMNFDGLDPGMGEYSPSLHGTLDAGLEPSMDPHLNPNLLQGVELDPEGLAVTVPEPVHLMEGMFSELHSVVSEVGIPVTATHFDLQEEMLWMGNHRGHVTSFFGPTMGRHSSFQVHATDDIRHIQSLETGVLFLSKCNLKCYTRGGLVMFDYPMEEGADMHSLLMTDNNTLLMGGLQNYVAEVDLNTVQETQKFTVEVPGVAIMRQTSRYFFCGHTSGKVTLRDLRTFTMEHEFDAFSGSLSDFDVHGNLLAACGFSSRGLNGMACDRFLMVYDLRMMRAVTPLQVHVDPLFLRFIPTYTSRLAIISQTGQCQFCEPTGLANMADIFHVNTVGQLLMSFDVSSSKQALAFGDSGGCVHLWSDAPEVSFNDYSRETDFALPCLVDSLPQLDWNHDLLPLSLIPMPLTSTEALLSDWPTALATPSPRRAPPVDPEILRTMKTVGFIGYAANPRTRPRNQVPYKIKDVELDYDNYNQVPESPIGRDEEPHLYMVPKKYRKVTIKYSKLGLEDFDFKHYNRTLFAGLEPHIPNAYCNCMIQVLYFLEPIRCLVQNHLCQKEFCLACELGFLFHMLDLSRGDPCQASNFLRAFRTIPEASALGLILADSDEQTGKARLGRLIQSWNRFILTQLHQETQEQEGPQAYRGASSSSLGSSGESVIGKLFGCEVENSSLCRCGKETVRSSLTLLFTMHYPEQNSQEKTIKEYDFAEILKKSICLEQSTQAWCENCEKYQPTVQTRNIRCLPDVLVINCEVNSAKEAEFWKVQAEYAFNKVMQKEAMEPVKTKEPPPMPTEWCLDGEEFCNMDGFTFDTQAEDLRHVWIPLTLKMSISKSQGLEIRSWPEGEEVSAAEEAEGASLYDLVVTVPHVLDARTGGNLIAHIKVGETYHQRKEGVTHQQWYLFNDFLIEPIDKTEAAQFDISWKVPAILYYAKRNYHTKYDLRIKNPIDASVLLTEASLARKQRKSHATFIPLMVSEMPQAGDLVGLDAEFVTLNQEEAELRSDGTKSTIKPSQMSVARITCVRGQGPNEGVPFIDDYISTQEQVVDYLTQYSGIKPGDLDAKISSKHLTTLKSTYLKLRFLIDTGVRFVGHGLQKDFRVINLLVLKDQVIDTVYLFHLPRKRMISLRFLAWYFLDLNIQGETHDSIEDARTALQLYRKYLELSRGGGNDEVRKILKGLYEKGRQLDWKVPDSDTGDGQGAAVFPSVMGL
- the pan2 gene encoding PAN2-PAN3 deadenylation complex catalytic subunit PAN2 isoform X1, with amino-acid sequence MMNFDGLDPGMGEYSPSLHGTLDAGLEPSMDPHLNPNLLQGVELDPEGLAVTVPEPVHLMEGMFSELHSVVSEVGIPVTATHFDLQEEMLWMGNHRGHVTSFFGPTMGRHSSFQVHATDDIRHIQSLETGVLFLSKCNLKCYTRGGLVMFDYPMEEGADMHSLLMTDNNTLLMGGLQNYVAEVDLNTVQETQKFTVEVPGVAIMRQTSRYFFCGHTSGKVTLRDLRTFTMEHEFDAFSGSLSDFDVHGNLLAACGFSSRGLNGMACDRFLMVYDLRMMRAVTPLQVHVDPLFLRFIPTYTSRLAIISQTGQCQFCEPTGLANMADIFHVNTVGQLLMSFDVSSSKQALAFGDSGGCVHLWSDAPEVSFNDYSRETDFALPCLVDSLPQLDWNHDLLPLSLIPMPLTSTEALLSDWPTALATPSPRRAPPVDPEILRTMKTVGFIGYAANPRTRPRNQVPYKIKDVELDYDNYNQVPESPIGRDEEPHLYMVPKKYRKVTIKYSKLGLEDFDFKHYNRTLFAGLEPHIPNAYCNCMIQVLYFLEPIRCLVQNHLCQKEFCLACELGFLFHMLDLSRGDPCQASNFLRAFRTIPEASALGLILADSDEQTGKARLGRLIQSWNRFILTQLHQETQEQEGPQAYRGASSSSLGSSGESVIGKLFGCEVENSSLCRCGKETVRSSLTLLFTMHYPEQNSQEKTIKEYDFAEILKKSICLEQSTQAWCENCEKYQPTVQTRNIRCLPDVLVINCEVNSAKEAEFWKVQAEYAFNKVMQKEAMEPVKTKEPPPMPTEWCLDGEEFCNMDGFTFDTQAEDLRHVWIPLTLKMSISKSQGLEIRSWPEGEEVSAAEEAEGASLYDLVVTVPHVLDARTGGNLIAHIKVGETYHQRKEGVTHQQWYLFNDFLIEPIDKTEAAQFDISWKVPAILYYAKRNYHTKYDLRIKNPIDASVLLTEASLARKQRKSHATFIPLMVSEMPQAGDLVGLDAEFVTLNQEEAELRSDGTKSTIKPSQMSVARITCVRGQGPNEGVPFIDDYISTQEQVVDYLTQYSGIKPGDLDAKISSKHLTTLKSTYLKLRFLIDTGVRFVGHGLQKDFRVINLLVLKDQVIDTVYLFHLPRKRMISLRFLAWYFLDLNIQGETHDSIEDARTALQLYRKYLELSRGGGNDEVRKILKGLYEKGRQLDWKVPDSDTGDGQGSPKSAAVFPSVMGL